CATAATGCTTTATAGGGTGTGATGGGTTCTGACTTCTAAACTTGAAAAATCCTTGTTCATggtactgagggagagagggggaatgcaGAACGTTTACATTCTCTCAGAACATGCTATTGATAGACATTAGATATCCTATGGAAAGGAGAAGGGCTACAGTCTGGTACAAGTCAAGAGGACAGctgtgagttggggaggagtgaggaatttgggccgaggtcaggtcagatgaagtgagaaagAGCATGCATCACTAAAGTCCcgtctagcaacagagatgtattggctgtccagatgtgtaaggaggagacTCCGCATAGGAGGAAGGCTTAAATACCAGTGCTTGTGTAAATATGTCTTTGTCCTTTCAGCTGTCTGACCaattgggtgaataaacttggttagaGCTTTTCATAGTTGTCCATTAGTTTTACTCTgtttatttagaacctaacaggTGTTATGTCAATGCCATAGCCAAACCTCACACTAGCTGGATTCATTTTACACCATGAATGTCAGTTACATAAGGCTACATAAGGCATGCTACATAtgactaaataaggaataggctGTCATACTGCTACGTAAACAAAACAGTATCACTGTAAGGTAATGTGTTACAGTATCGTCGTTCGCGCCAACTCACCTGGATCTTGCGCAGCTGTTTAATGGCCTCGTCGCGTCCCTTGTTGGACATCTCGATCTGTCCCTCCAGGTCCTTCATATCTCCCTCCAGCTTCTTCTTGGCTGCTGCCGCCGTGGCTCTCTGCTTCCTCTCGTCCTCTAGCTCCGTCTCCAACTCACGCACCTGGGGAGCACACATACAGAAAGCGAAAGATGAGCACAAGCTCAATTCAGCAACATCATTTGTTGCTGTGAATGTGTGTCAGTATTGTGTAGCTCAAGAGTGGCTTGAACACCCTGGAGAGTTAATCCATGAACCTACTACTCTTCTGTGTAACAAAATGGTGGCTTTTCCTCTTTAGTTTTTCCTTCTTTCCCTACCTGCTTTATGAgctgtctcttcttctcctctcccatctcgtCACGTCCCACCAGGTCCCTGTCGAACTGGGCCTTCAGGGCCTGCATGTTGACCTCCAGACGCAGCTTGGCGTCCTCTGCAGCCTGCAGCTcgtcctccagctcctccagctgGGTCTTCATCTCCTCCACCTGGGCCTCCAGTCCACGCTTCCCCTTCTCCAACTCATGGACCTACggatgggatggaggggtgggtgggtgagaAAAGGTTGTGGACATCTCCATGGAAAGAGGCTCCATTGAAAGACacttttagtccaggactaggcttgaTCGGTATCTGGGAATCTGGCCCATAGATTCCAGAGAAGTTGATTGTCCACACTCACACTCTTGCCCACGTCGTCCTTAGAGCTGACCAGGTCTTCCATCTCAGTCCTCAGGGACTTGTTGGCTCTCTCCAGCTCCTCCCTGCTCTCCTGGGCCTCCTCCAGAGCACGGGCCAGAGACAGGGCCTTGGTCTCCTTCTCCCTGGCCTCTGCCTCAGCACGGTCCCTCTCATCAGCGTACTTACTGGAGATGGTCTTCTCCTCGGCCAACATCTGGAAGAAAGAGTGAAGTGGAGAAGGTCAGTTCAGATGACTTTCAAGTACACAGCAGAGAAAGTAGTTAAAGAGAAGTCTTTTTTTGTTGATGCATGGCTTAAGTAAATGTTTTCTCCTTATTTACATTCTCCTACACCCTGTTGATCTTTAACATAACATGCATCACAATTGCTTTGATTAGTGTCAGACATTTGGATATGTCTGTTGTACCAGCAGGCAAAACTGGTTGGTATTGCGTCATTTCCATCCTTATAATGTTATGTCGACCAGTTTTGCAGTTGGTTTGGTTGACTGACCTGGTCAaacttcttctgcttcttctccaGGTTGGAGACGATGGTCCTCTGGTTGTCCAGGTCCATGAGGATGTCCTCTAGCTCCTGCTGCAGACGGTTCTTGGTCTTCTCCAGCTTGTCGTAGGCAGAGGCCTTCTCCTCGAACTGGGTGTTGGACGCTTCCAGGTCTCTCTGAAGACGCTTCTTGCTCTCCTCCAGGAGCTCATTGTTGCCGGCCATTTCTTCTAGCTTCTTCTTGGAGTCTGACAACTGGTGATACAAAGAAaatagtgtaaaaaaaaaagtgtataaaTGTCCTTCCTTCACATTTTCATTATTTGTTCATTtaactgttattttaccaggttaattgactgagaacaccttTTCATTTCCAGCTAGTCTTCATCTTAAGTGGATGCTGTCCCAATACGCTAACTCCGAAAGACACACTACAATCTCTTGTTTTGGGAACATAACGCACAGGAAATGTCCACTTGAAATGGTAACAAGATGGGTCTCTTCACATGCAGCATCCATCTCAATGAGGTTTTACCGTTTGACTCCAGTCTCTGACCCTGTGTGTGAACTCTAACCTGTATGTTGAGGGTGGACACGTGTCTCTCCACGTTCCTCTtggcctccacctcctcctccagctgTTCCTGCAGACTGTTGCGGTCGTCCTCCATCTGACGCAGCTTGGTGGAGAACTGCAGCTTCTGACGGGTCtcctcagccagcagctcctgaggAGGGCAGAGACAAAGTCAAAGTTCAGTATCAAATGCCAACCAATGAGCAACAAGTGCTACATACAGGATATCATAAACCAGCATTGAACCACACAGAGCAGTTACGGTGAGTCCTTTTGGTAATTTCTCACTTAAAATATACTTACAACGAAATGTTAGCTTGCATGAATATGCAGTACAGAATAAACAggatgtattgtgtgtgtacttgtgtgtctTGGACTTGGGCGCTGAGGGTGGAGACATCTTTGCTCAGCTTGATGTTCTTCCCCTCGGCTTCAttcaggaggttggtgacactcTCTAGTTCAATCTGTGTAGAGCAAGAGATGGGATATTAGTCAGAATCTCATCTAGCTAGTGAAACTTGTCTTCTATATCTATGGACTATTTCAACCATTAATCTATTGCATCGTGCGTCATTCTACATAACTAATATCATTCTACAAAGAACAAAGAATAGAGACCATGTGTGTTCCAGCAGGtccacattttttattaattatgGCCATATGGGCTCTGTGTGAAGATGTCATCATTGTGCGACCCCTCATAGTCGTCACTCACAGTGATCTTGGAGCAGCGCTCTCCCAGCTCGCCCTTCTGCTTCTCGCTGTCGGTGAAGCGTGCCTGCAGCTCGTTCAGCTGACCTTCGACCTTCCTCTTCTTGTTCTCCACGTCCTGTTTGGCCGTGGTCAGGGAGCGCACCTCCACCGTCAGCTCCGACGTCTCCTTCTCCAGGGCCTGCTTGGCCTTGTCCAGGTTTGACTTCACCTGGGGGACACAGAGAAGAAGGGGATTCAACCAGTCAATGGAAATACTATATAATGTAGGTAGGCCCACACAGCATCTAATACATATGGATTTTTCCATATCCTGAAACCAGAGTGCTAATACAGAGAGCTTCCATAATAGAACGGTAAAATGGATCCTGTTCTGTGGAAGAGGGATTCATGCACACATAAAATTATCATATGCTTCAGAATGTAGACAGAGTCACGTCAAATCTGGCCAGTGATGAAGCTATACAATCAGATACAGAACTTTGGGCACTTGAACAGGCCTAGTAGTGTAGCTACATTTCCTTACCCGTTTGGACTGCTCCAGCTGCTCTGTGAGCTCCTCTACAGCCTGGGTGTGTTTCTGTCTCATCTCCTGCACCTGGGCCTCGTGGGTCCGACCCTCGTCGTCCATGGCCTTCTTCAACAGGGtcacctcctgttctctcttcgccctacagagaagagaggatgaatgaatggatagatagatggatgggtgggtgaatggatagagggatgggtgggtgagtggatagagggatggatgaaaGAATGGATGGACATGATGAATTGCATGAGTGATTGAATAGACCAAGTACTACCCTAGACTGTATGAATACAGACAAATGACCAAAATGGCTACGTTCCAATGTCCATACTAGCATTCACACTAAGAATATATTGCTTCATACTAAGTGGTATGCCGGTGTGGATATTGGAACAGAGCCACTGCCTAGTATTTGTACTCACCGAAGCTCCTGCTGGGTAGCGGTGCTGTCAAGTGTATCCTCCAGCTCAGACTTGAGGGCCTCCAGCTCCTCTCCCAGGTCCCTCCTGGCCTTCTCAGTCTTGTTCCTGGCCTGGCGCTCTGAGTCCAGGTCCTCCTGAAGGTCTGAGATGTGGCCCTCCAGCTCCCGGATCTTCTTTAGGGCATTGTTCTTCTGGGCCATCTCGTCCTCTAGCCTAGGGGAAAAAGGTGAACATTGATGAACATTGTTTATATGTTGTTTGTGGATGATTTCAAGATAATAAAACATCACTAATAAAAGGCGCACTGTGCTGATGCTAATATCAATAGATGGCACAGTTACATTTGGTGCTTTGTTTTAGAGGTCATAAACAAGTGTAACGTGGACTTTATCATAGTATCATGTGAGGATCTATAAAACTGAAGGGGGCTCAAAAGGAAAGAATAATGAAGTGATATAATTACTCAAAATAAATATCAAAATCCAGTGTTTGTTGCCCACCTGGCCAGAGCAGCCTGTAGCTCCTCCTCCTTCTTAGCCAGCTGGGCTTTGAGCTCAGCGATCTGGGCCAGCAGGTCGGCTATCTGCTCCTGGAGGTCGTTAGACTCCGCCTCCAGCTTACGCTTTGCTTTGTCCAGCTCCTGCCGacccttctcttccttcttcaGACGGACTAGAGGACAAAAGATAAAGAAATATATGGAAGGTTACTCTATGGATGAAGATGTGTGTAGTGGCTGAATAGCTTCAATATGTTCTTCCGACAAACTTAAGGACACCACAGATTGTTTACGATATAGGATGCTCCTTTATGGATTTGGctaggagtttttcctggtcaggtcacatggtcaggaaaaccCCCAAAGCCACTATTTGTACAGACCAAGATGTGCATTGTTGCTTGATAACTGAATAGGTGTGGTATCCATTGAGTGGTTAATGTGATGTCTGGATGGGGTAAAAGATTGACACGAACCCTCAAGTTCAGAGATCATCGACTCGTGTTTGTTCTTGAGCTTGGTCAGGTTTTTGgacttctcttcctcctctgccAGGTTGGAGCTGAAATCTGCTAGCCTCTCCTCCATTAGTTTCCTCTCCTAAAACAGGGTAAACATGGCAAAAAAACAGTGTAAATCCTAAACGTCATACCTCTGCTTTCATCAAATGCCGATTGAGTGGACAAATAGAAACGGGATCAACTGTCATTATCAAATCTTCATTGGACTCATGGACCCAGAGACTTGACAATGCTTTTATGACGCGGAGGACATAATATGGAAACTGACACACGAGTCTCTCTTGATAGACGAAAACACTAAAATGTTCCTTTAAAATGGCCCATAGCCTTGACAATATGTCTCATATGATGCCTGAGACATGGTACTATAACTGACCTTTAACAGTTTGGTGTTGTGGTCCTCCATCACTAAGACATCGTCCTCTAACTTCTTGATCTTGCCTTCACATGCTACCTTCTCCAGCTGCAGCTTCTGACgggcatcctcctcctcctccagatgCTCCTCCAGATCCTAAACACAAAACCAAGAAGAACTGAACTGCCAGACttaggattcaaaccagcaaccctcAACATGACTGCACAAGCCTAAAGCAACACACACCCCGAACTCCAAAATACAAAGTCAAGGTGAAAGACACAGAAGGAAAGAAAAAGGTCAAACAAACCTGCATCTGTTGCTGCATCTTTTTCTTGTCCACCTGCAGGGCCTGAGcgcggtcttcctcctcttccaacCTGGCCTCCATTTCATGGAGGATCTCCTCTAGCTCCTGCTTCTTAGAGGCCAGACGCACCCTCATCTCCTCCGCCTCGGCATACAGCTCGGTCTCAGCCTGCAGCTGCTCCTGCAGTGCGTTCCTCTCCTCCATGATCTGGATAGAGGAGGAGCCAGAGAAAAAGCCAAGAGAGCTGAATAGAAAGAAAAGTGTAGGGGGCCCAACACACAACCCTGTGATACACCAAACTTTCTTGagttttaatgtttttatttcatAACACTTCTTATGTTAATGCCCAAACTTTTTTTGAGAGGCAATGAAAGTGGTGAAAAGGGTTACAATAGTAATGTAATTCAAACGAATATCTGAAAAATGGCAACATAATCCCTACAAAGATTGTGGAAAGCacattgtgtgttcctggtgaaTGAACCCTATACATACTGTTGTGTGTTTCAGGGTGATCTCCTTCAGCTCTGATTCGTACTTCACTGCAGACTCCTTAGCCTTCTGCAGCTCCTCGTCCTTCAggcccatctcctcctcctggcGGGTCACTTGCAACAGAGGCTTGACCTGCAGGTCAGAACGACGTGGCTTGGTCAACATCGCATCCGCCACCAAAGTCTAAAACTGATGTCCTTGGTAAGTCGGACAGACATCAATTAATGGAGTGAGTTGAATAGTTAATGTTGTTGAAACTCTACCTTGGTGAAGAGTCTCCACCACTGCCAGTTCCTAAGTTTGAGGTAGGCAGCACAGTTCCTCTGAATCACCTTCATGGCCATCAGTTGCTGCTGTCTCTTAGCAAAGGCCCTGTTAGAACACAGGAGCGGAACCATCATTGACCACTGTAATGTAGCATTTATTGGCTCATAAAAGCCATTTTCACTGATTCAGTTTCATTTGTGGACAGTGCTAATAACAGCATACATAGTGGCACTTTCGGAACCAGAATCAGAAAAATCGGACAAACGTCTGTCCTGGGAACAATACATTGCGACGTCCCCTGGACTTTCGCTAACATTTAGGGGACGTTCCCAGGACCAAATGTTGTTAGCTGTAGAGAATTGATATATAGACTGAGGGCTTTATTGTATTAAAGCAGTGTCAACACTGAGGCCATTGCTCACTTTCTGGCCAGATAACCTCTAGCCTGGGACTGGAAGGCGATAATGACCACTGTAATCTTCAGATCTCTCTCCTCCTCGAGCTGGGCCAACACGCCGGTACGGAAGAAGATCTTACTCTGACCAATCCGGTACAAGTTGGGGTCCAGATCCAGGTGCTTAATCTACAGAAATGGGACAGGAAAGGAATGTGAGAAAAGGGGAATTGAGCTTGGTATGTTGCAGAGTTGGTACCAACTTGGTTTCAATCTTGGTACTTGGTGTCTCATCTTGGTAGAATTCCAGAGAAGATAATATGTAAGGCTGTTTTTATAGACTTGATATGATAAAAGTCCTGATGCTAGGATTTGGAAATGGCTCCACTTTCTTACCATGAGACCACACGCCTGTTTGCCATCCATGAATCCCTTGGGAATAGCACTAGCCGCCAGGATCTCGTAACTGTAGAGTGAAAATATTGAGAGAGACAAAGTCTGATTTAAGAGAAATGTTTACCACAGGCTATGTTTAATACATGCCAATGTTGAATGCACTGGATAGTAGGCAacagtatagcctggttaaaccagactgaacggTGAAACCATGGTGAGCGACAGATTCTTCCATTCCAGTCTACTCACCGCTGACGGAACTCCTGGAAGAGGATTCGGTTGGGGAACCCTTGCCGGCAGATACGGATGCCCTCCAACACACCGTTGCATTTCAGCTGATCCAAGACCAGATGGGCGTCCAGTTTCCCCGCCTGAGGACAACGGGTCAGGATATAGGATTAATGAATATGATCACATTTGCTTTACATATTGTATAGAAACATCAATTTGTTACAAATACCCAAGCATAGCAAACACTAAAGTAAGGGTGAGATTATTTGCGGCTCCTTACCGTACGAATAGAAATAAGTACATGAAGTTATTCTTTAGATTGGTTCTAAAAGGTTTAAGGTTGAAAGTGAAAAAGTAGAAAAAGCAGTTGAAGAAAATACTTAACACTCCTTCATAACTGGGGGAGGAAACACTTCATTCCATTCAAATGTCCTAAATTGCCTTTATCAGACAAACGGCGTCTTGCCGCTAATCTAATAAGGTATTTTTTCCCTATTTTATAGAGGGAGTTGCTTGCACCTCTCCTCTGCATCAACAAACTACAGTTCAAAAGGAATGCCCCTACAAGGGGAACAATAGTGGTGGACTGAGGTAGGCTGCAATTGAATCAAATAGAATTCAAATTGAATCAAGTGGATTTCTTCACTCCACTTAGACACTGGCAACAGGGTGAAGGGAACCGCCCTCGACTTGCAGCCTAATAGACCTTATTCACAGCTGAACGTTCTATTGAATGGCCACATTGTGAGTAATGTATATGCCTAGTGCCTACCCTCTTCTCGTGGTTAGGGATGATACATCTGACGAAGTTGGGCTGGGTGTTGTGCAGCGTGGTCATGAGCTTGGCCAGGGACTCCTTGTAGAGCTGACCCACGGTCCGGAACATGCCCTTCTTGGTCTTGGAGCCGCTGGGCATGGAGCTGTCGGACATCTTGGCCATGGTCTCCAGGCCCACCACACGGTCCGCTGAGTCACATTCATGACAGAGAGGGGGTTTGTTTTAGGATGTGGGTTAGGTTAGGACACTGGTAGCCTGTATGCCAAACATGACACCAGTTGGCTAATCATGGAATAGATCTGGTTACCACGCTTAGGAGGCAATATTTTCAATCAGAGCTAGTCACACAAAATGAAAGGGTATATGTATCCGTCTTGAGACTCCATCTCGATGCTAAAAAGGCAACTGCTAACTGGAGTCCAGGGGAACTTACCATCTTTCCAGAGCTCCTGGATAAACGTGTTGGACGAGATGTTAAGCAGTGCTATGACGTTGTCGTTGAGCGGGTCCATGTTCTTTGTCAACCAATTATCAGCATTGTAGTCCACCTACAGGCAAAGCACCACACATTTCTTGTATTTGTATGTGATCCCTGTGAggattgaacccacaaccttgtcCCTCTTACCCACTTACTGAGCCACACAGCACCACAAAGATGATAGATACACACCTTTCCAGCGTAGTGGTGCACAGAGAACTCTGTCTTGCTCTTCAGCTGTTTTGGTTTGCTGAACTTGATGTGGCTGGCCTGGGTGTTCATGAGTTTCTCCACGAAGGAGACGTCTGTGGCTTTGGGGAACCAGCACTCCTCATCCAACAGGGCCAGAATACCAGGAGGATTGTTCTGTGGAGAAAACATAACTCAAAGAAATATTTTCCTGGTTTCTTAATATATCTACGAAAGGTTTccaggacacagattaagcctagcaCTGAACTAAAAAGCTCTTTCAATGTAGAATCTACCTGAGAATACTATTTAGTCAAGGACTAGTCTTAATCTGTATCTATTTAATGTCTtgaatgcatacattttacacCTAAAGAGTGTTTTTTACAGTTCCCACTCACCGGCCTCTCAATGAGCTCAATGCAGGGCTGCAGGTCCAGGCCGAAGTCGATGAAGCTCCATTCAATTCCCTCCCTCTGGTACTCCTCCTGCTCCAGGACGAACATGGTGTGGTTGAACAGCTGTTGCAGCCTCTCGTTGGTGTAGTTGATGCACAGCTGCTCAAAGGAGTTATCCTgcaagagaagggagagaagaagaatgaGTTTTCACTAAAGACAGTGTGGTGTGCCGCAGGGTTGTGTGCTAGGCCCCCCAAGTCTTTTCCTTCATCTTAATAGCTCAGCTTTGACGTATAGCATGTGGCCCAAATCTTACCCAAGATATTGTACAAACAATCCTATGAATCCTTCCATGCAATCATATGAATCCCCTCACTCACCTCAAATATCTCAAAGCCAGCAATGTCGAGGATGCCCAAGAAGGATGCTCCCTGGCGTTTGGTCTTGTCCAGAGCCTTGTTGACCCTAGCTAGCAGCCAGCGGAACAGACGCTCGTACATAGCCTTGGCCAAGGCCTCGATGGCAAAGTCAGCCTGGAGGAAACAGAATAATATATGGATAACTCAAATTCAGCCCGGCAGTATGGCCTATTCCTGGACAAAAAAAACTGTGGAGATTCTCCTTTGAATAAGTTTTTTAGTCCAGGAGATAAAATCTGAGTCTGGGAAACAGACGAGCAGGAGTCTGAATTTCAGCCTGCCAAAGCAACATGTACCTGCTCTTTGGTCTGGGCCTTCTGCACCACCTCTCTGCCCACTTTGATGCGAGGCGTTAGGATGGCTCTGGTGAAGTCTACCACGTTGACGCCCTGGAGGTGGCACACCTTCTGAGCCGCTGGAGAGGTAAGAAACAAAGACCCATTTCAGAAAGAAAGTAGATGTGATATTGCCCtacacattaataacatacagcATGTACTACATTTAATATAAGTGGCGTAATACATACCATATTCATAGCACAACATATACTATACCATACAATGGcaaataacaacataatatatacATAACTAGTGCACTATCTAACCTGTGTTGTCAGGCATGGTGGCCTGCTCCTGGTTCCTCTCCTTCTTGAACTCTATGTTCCCCAACTGCAGCACCGTGGAGCACACCTTCAGGATGCCTAGGGGacacagacagcacagagagTACAGGTCAATTACAGTAAGTACAGGAACAAATCAAAATGGCATATTCTATGCCTTGTCAGCCTAGCTAGTCAGTCACCATTAGCTATCTAAGATCTTCACACCTAGTTTACTGTGTCTAATGTATTTGACGTGCTGATCTAGGGCCACCGGGTTATCCTGACCTTGTGATCTTGAAGAAAAAACCCTAGACCCAAGTCATAGCCTGGTTATTCCTGAAAGTTATATAATATTTACCGTATGGTGTAACCGCCCTAGTAATGAAGGGTTTGTTGTGATTGAATAGAATGGCCCTGTGCTGTAGCCTACCTATCCCCTCATCCTCAGTGAGGCCCATGCTATGCATGGTCTCATGCAGGACTTGTTAAGGTGATTGAATAATTGATTGATGTATCATTTCATTTATTAGTTGATTCAATTAACGAATTGGTTGATTGATAGATAAACTACCCATCTTCTTGTTCTCGGTGAGGCCCATGATGTTCATGGCCACATGTAGGACTTTTTGTGATTTGATAAATGGATTCATTTATTGATTGATACAGtacctgtcctctcttcctcagtgATACCCATGATGTTCATGGCCTCCATGGTCTCCTCGTACATCTCGTCGTCCTGCTGGCCCGAGATCGAGACATGGCCCGCAATCAGGAAACGGTAGGCGCTGAAGTTCTCCAGCAGAAGCTCCTCTGGAATGACAATGATTCAGTGTGTTCAATTTTGACAGTTCTAGAAATTCTAGCTCTACATTCAATCACGTACAGGAGTGCATCTGGAAGAACAACGGTCGAGGGTTTTCATGGATGGAGTGGAGAGTTCTAGAAATTCTAGCTCTGCATTATCAAGAAATAATCCTATTTGATTGTGTACAGAATGATTCTGCTTCTGGTTGTCTGCGGTCAATGGGATGAAAAGTGGGACTTCCACAACTGCCTGTTCTGCAGTAAAGATTAAATCTCCTACTCTCCTCCACCATGACAATCATCAGGTTGATCAGGAAGCCTGATCTAaatctaaaatggcaccctattccctacagagcgccctatggaccctggtcaaatgtaatgcactacctagggaatagggaacACAACCCAGATCTTACCGCGTAGCTTGTCCTTGACCCCAGCCACCATGTAGTAGAAGATGTGGAAGGCTCTCTCGGTTTTGGCCTGTCTGATACAACGAGACTTCTCCAGCAGGTCTGAGAACAGCCGTTAAGGATATACATTCTAATTCTGGATGGAGTTTCAAGTTTATGCCTGAGAGGAAAACAGCCTAAAGAAACACATTTACAAACAAGCTTGTCTACTTTGTCATCTTACAGTGAAAATACACTGAACTACACACAGAATATACATTATATGACACTGGAGCTTCATCATCTCAATTTCTGACACGTTCTTGGCAACCTGTATGTGATAACATGGACGGTTCAGCACCCTGTACCTACAGTATGTATGAACCTTTACAAACAGGGCTCTGCGCCAAAACATCTTTAAAACAACATGACCCAAATACATCATTCCAACCTAAACATTTC
This sequence is a window from Oncorhynchus mykiss isolate Arlee chromosome 13, USDA_OmykA_1.1, whole genome shotgun sequence. Protein-coding genes within it:
- the LOC110485728 gene encoding myosin-11 isoform X1, yielding MANKKQMTEDEKFLFLDKDFINSPMAQADWSAKKLVWIPSEKNGFEAASVKEEHGDECLVELADNGKKVTVNKDDIQKMNPPKFSKVEDMAELTCLNEASVLHNIRERYFSGLIYTYSGLFCVVVNPYKMLPIYSEKIIEMYKGKKRHEVPPHIYSITDNAYRNMMQDREDQSILCTGESGAGKTENTKKVIQYLALVASSHKGKKDTSATQPGAFVHGELEKQLLQANPILEAFGNAKTIKNDNSSRFGKFIRINFDVTGYIVGANIETYLLEKSRCIRQAKTERAFHIFYYMVAGVKDKLREELLLENFSAYRFLIAGHVSISGQQDDEMYEETMEAMNIMGITEEERTGILKVCSTVLQLGNIEFKKERNQEQATMPDNTAAQKVCHLQGVNVVDFTRAILTPRIKVGREVVQKAQTKEQADFAIEALAKAMYERLFRWLLARVNKALDKTKRQGASFLGILDIAGFEIFEDNSFEQLCINYTNERLQQLFNHTMFVLEQEEYQREGIEWSFIDFGLDLQPCIELIERPNNPPGILALLDEECWFPKATDVSFVEKLMNTQASHIKFSKPKQLKSKTEFSVHHYAGKVDYNADNWLTKNMDPLNDNVIALLNISSNTFIQELWKDADRVVGLETMAKMSDSSMPSGSKTKKGMFRTVGQLYKESLAKLMTTLHNTQPNFVRCIIPNHEKRAGKLDAHLVLDQLKCNGVLEGIRICRQGFPNRILFQEFRQRYEILAASAIPKGFMDGKQACGLMIKHLDLDPNLYRIGQSKIFFRTGVLAQLEEERDLKITVVIIAFQSQARGYLARKAFAKRQQQLMAMKVIQRNCAAYLKLRNWQWWRLFTKVKPLLQVTRQEEEMGLKDEELQKAKESAVKYESELKEITLKHTTIMEERNALQEQLQAETELYAEAEEMRVRLASKKQELEEILHEMEARLEEEEDRAQALQVDKKKMQQQMQDLEEHLEEEEDARQKLQLEKVACEGKIKKLEDDVLVMEDHNTKLLKERKLMEERLADFSSNLAEEEEKSKNLTKLKNKHESMISELEVRLKKEEKGRQELDKAKRKLEAESNDLQEQIADLLAQIAELKAQLAKKEEELQAALARLEDEMAQKNNALKKIRELEGHISDLQEDLDSERQARNKTEKARRDLGEELEALKSELEDTLDSTATQQELRAKREQEVTLLKKAMDDEGRTHEAQVQEMRQKHTQAVEELTEQLEQSKRVKSNLDKAKQALEKETSELTVEVRSLTTAKQDVENKKRKVEGQLNELQARFTDSEKQKGELGERCSKITIELESVTNLLNEAEGKNIKLSKDVSTLSAQVQDTQELLAEETRQKLQFSTKLRQMEDDRNSLQEQLEEEVEAKRNVERHVSTLNIQLSDSKKKLEEMAGNNELLEESKKRLQRDLEASNTQFEEKASAYDKLEKTKNRLQQELEDILMDLDNQRTIVSNLEKKQKKFDQMLAEEKTISSKYADERDRAEAEAREKETKALSLARALEEAQESREELERANKSLRTEMEDLVSSKDDVGKSVHELEKGKRGLEAQVEEMKTQLEELEDELQAAEDAKLRLEVNMQALKAQFDRDLVGRDEMGEEKKRQLIKQVRELETELEDERKQRATAAAAKKKLEGDMKDLEGQIEMSNKGRDEAIKQLRKIQAQMKDFQRELEDARAAREEVLGTAKESERKAKSLEAELMQIQEELAAAERARKQAEAERDELSDELASNTSGKSALSDEKRRLEAKISQLEEELEEESSNMEILNDRLRKSTQQVDQLNNELQTERTTSQKNESARQQMERQNKDLKAKLQEMENQVKSKFKSSITALEAKVAQLEEQVEQESRDKQAVAKGLRQKDKKLKDLMIQVEDERKQAEQYKEQAEKGNTRMKQLKRQLEESEEESQRITAARRKLQRELDESTEANDAMSREVNSLKSKLRRGTEPSFSAAPRRAGGSARRGVIDDASEEDGDSQGDYNGTKSVE